The DNA window GTAGATCTTCTCTGTTTTCGATTTTGAGATCGGTACACTATAAAAAAATATTCTGGGGTGAAttgaaatctacaaaaaaaaacatatacttAATAAAAAATAGAGTTCAAGTAATTTCAGTGATTTGtacattttaaaataatgtaTATTTAATTAGGATTACCAAAGAGATAGAACATTTAGTGATCTAATTTTAATACATGTGAGTAGATTTTAATACGAATAATATTTCTCTTAATTGAATCATTTAAGTTCTTGCAACAACTTGCCGGTAATTCAACATTTTTCATGACAGAAGAAAATGAATCATCAAACAATACTTGCATCTCTACCTCCAGCTACTGCTTGTCAATTGAGCATTGAGATCAACAATGCCTGTCAAAGTGGTTTAAAATGGCAAATTATCAAATACATTAAACAATGTTAAacatgacattttttttaaacactaatTCTGTCTGTTGTCTTTTACTAAATATTTGTGTGAGATCAACTCATATTTAATCATACTATCAGGAAATACAACACATTTTTATGGCTATTATTAATTCCCTGGACTTACTTTATTTGTGTAAATCCAAACAATTTATTTAAAACATCTACTCAAAAACATAGGAAGTTACATCTACTAGTATTATTAAATTAAGCGTCATCTTGTTGACCTAATTTTTAAAAGTATATTCAACACTTAATTTGTTACAGTACTAAATAAGTACATTCCTTTTTTCTCCATATGTCTTTACCACTTCCGTGGCATGGTTTTTAAGCATGCTGTGAAATCCTTTCACTTAAATAATGTCTACCTAACATTCATCAATATTGTGTGGCCTACTTATTGCGTAGCATGGCTAGACTGTAGCCTTCTTTCTGTGATCTACTCTCCTACTTCAGTTTGCTAGGCCTACTTAAGTTTCGAGAGAACACGTTTCATCACCTTGATGTGGACGGTGCTCACTGCATTAGCATTTATATGTGTGATAGGAAGTTGAGTTGTGAATTATGTGATAGTGGACTATTTGTTATTTCAGATAAAGTAGTTCTTATTTGTGTGTGCATTTTATGTGAGAAGTGAATCAAGTGTTTTGACATTGGATGAGTTGTTATGGTGAATTTAACTTTCGTTATTTGAGAATCAATTGTCGGCGGCTGATGTAAGTAGGGGCATATGGGCTTATTTCCTAGAGACTTCCAGTGTGTGCTTGCATCTTTTGTTTTACTAAAATAACAAATATTATCATTTGGAAACACTCAGTATAGTGTTATTCTCTGTTTTTTATAGACCTACTTGGGATTGCAATTATGGAAAAGTACTCCATGTGTCGCTATTCACCAGCTAAAGCCATATCTCCCAAACCAATATCCTGCTGTAGGCTGTAAGGAAAGGGGGAGACTCATTTGAATACAGTGTAGGCTAGCGAAAGAACCCATCACTTGGTAGAACATAACACGTATTGACCCAGTCGCTTTTTTCATTTTTTCCAACTGAAAATATATTGTTTGATCACCATACTATTGGAATAAACGTTGGTGTCTGAAAATGGAATGCAAGGGATTCTCGTTCTCTGCCTCATTGCTCGGCCTGGCTTTGTTTCTTTTCCTGCTGCGCACCAGCTATGGAGACGTGACCTATTCTTTTCCGGAGGAGATGAAACGCGGATCTATGATCGGGAATATAGCCAAGGATCTCGGCCTGGATCCAAAAGGACTGTACGTTCGTAAAGCTCGCCTCGAAATGGATGGTAGCAAAACACTGTATTGTGACATTAACCTGAGCACTGGCGACCTGATTGTTGCTGAGAGAATGGACAGGGAGCAGCTCTGTGGCAGAAGGGTTTCGTGTGTATTGAAATATGAAATGGTGCTCGAGAATCCTTTAGAACTACACCGCGTCGTTCTTCAGATACAAGATATTAATGACAATTCACCACAATTCGCGAACGATCGCATTACGTTGGAGATTGGAGAGTCAGCCGATAAAGGCGCTCGATTTGCGGTCCATCAGGCTCATGATGCAGATATAGGACTGAACGCTGTTCAAAGCTACACACTACAAAGGAACGACCATTTTAGTCTGGCCGTTAATACAATACCTGGTGGGGGAAAGTATGGGGAGTTAACGTTAGAAAAAGAGTTAGATCGAGAACAACAGCAGGAGGTGACTTTATTACTTACTGCTGTTGATGGTGGGACTCCGCAGAGATCTGGTACTGTAGTTATACACGTCACTGTGCTGGATGCTAATGATAATGTCCCAGCATTTAGCCAGAACGTCTATAAGGTCAGAATACCTGAAAATGCACCCCTGGGTACTGTTGTAGTGACCGTGAGCGCCACAGACGTTGACGAGGGACAAAATGGTGAAGTGGTGTATATATTTGGTCCCATTTCAGTTGAATTGAATGAATTATTTTCTCTTGACCCTAAAACGGGTGACATTAGTTTATCTGGACAGATGGACTTCGAAAAGGAGTCCGTTTATGAAATTAGCATACAGGCCCAGGATAGCTTGGGGTTGACGTCCTTTGCCAACATTGTCATCGAGATTACAGATGTAAATGACAATGCCCCGGTAATATCTCTTAAATATTTGGCCAATCCCATCCCTGAGAACGTGTTACCTGGCACAGAGGTGGGGATCATTAATGTACAAGATAAAGACTCAGAGGGAAATAGACAGGTCCACGTCTCCATTCAACAAAATGTTCCGTTCAAACTGAACCCTTCTATTAAAAACTATTATTCTCTGGTCACAACAGTTGAACTAGATCGTGAGATGATATCAGATTATAACATAACTATCACTGCCACTGACCAGGGGACTCCGCCTTTATCCTCCTCAAAGACAATTCATTTATCTGTGTCAGACGTGAATGACAACCCACCTATGTTTGAAGAACAATCCTACAACGCCTATGTGACTGAAAATAACACGCCTGGCTCCTCTATGTGTTCTGTTACTGCCAGAGACCCAGACTGGAGACAGAACGGCACGGTGGTCTATTCTCTATTGCCCAGTGAGATTAATGGTTTTGAGGTGTCTTCATTTTTATCAATTAACGGAGACACGGGGGCGATCCATGCTGTGAGAGCATTTGATTATGAGCAGTTTAGGAGCTTCAAAGTCCACGTTGTAGCCAGAGACAATGGTTCTCCTCCACTCAGCAGTAACGTGACAGTGAGTGTCTTCATAACAGATGAGAATGATAACTCTCCCCAGATATTATACCCTGCTCCAGCAGGGAACGCCTTGATGACTGAGATGGTCCCCAAAGCTGCTCTTGCGGGGTCTCTGGTTTCCAAGGTGATAGCTGTGGATGCTGACTCTGGACAGAACGCGTGGCTTTCATATCACATCGTGAAATCGACTGATCCTGGACTTTTCACTATTGGTCTCCACGGTGGAGAGATCCGGGCACATCGGGACATTTCTGAATCTGACAGTATGAAGCAGAACCTTGTTATATCAGTGAAAGATAAcggacagccctctctctctacaacatgTGATGTATATTTACTCATATCAGATAACTTGGCTGAAGTTCCAGAACTGAAAGACATTACTTATGAGAATAGTTCCAAACTAACTTCCTATTTGATCATTGGTTTAGTCTCTGTCTCCACCTTTTTCCTGACATTCATTATTCTCATCCTGGCCGTGAAGTTCTACCGCAGCAGAAAGCCCAGAATGTTGTTTGATGGAGCAGTCGCCATTCCCAGCGCGTATTTCCCTCCCAACTATGCAGAGGTGGACGGAGCTGGAACTCTGCGCAGTTCTTACAATTATGACGCATACCTGACAACGGGCTCACGCACCAGTGACTTCAAGTTTGTCAGATCTTACAATGACAGCACCCTGCCTGCTGATGTTACACTGAAGAGGATCCCAGATAATGTATTAGAAGGGAGTATCATCACGCTCAACCCTGCAGGAGACTCTGAGGTAACCCATGCCTTTATTTTGCATTTTATGAGGATGGTTTGTCCTACGTGGCTTTGAAACGAAATAATACTTATTTGCTTCTTGGCAATAGCAAACTTCCTAACGTGAAAGGCCCGACGCTATGTTTTAATTGCAGGTTGTATATTAAAGTTAGCTAAACAGCATTAGTATGCTCTTCTAGTGTGAGAGAGTAAGGCGCAACATGAAGTCATCTGAAGGGTATGCAGCTACAGTTATTGTAttgtttttaatgtatttataaTTTGCTCACGCATTTTGATACCACTTCCACTGAAATATTATCAATTTATAATACTGAATATTATGAAAGTGGCATATTAtcctacagatataggatcttaatatGTTTGATGCAGCAATGGGAAATATTAATTATTATGTGGGTTATaactaatggacatttttgtaggtgAAAATCACGTCTGAaatgttaaagtggaaattacaaacttcaaacGCCCTTTTaagcctcaaatacactacacgttttACATCCCTGCattggtgatcaaattaagatcctacatctctaTAGCTGTACCCGAGTTTTTCTGCTTCTGCTAAATTTAAGTTGGTCAATTATTTTTATATATTCCACTTCACTGTTCATTCTACTGTAGCCTGCAGGGCTTAAATTAATATACTCAAACGCTGAAAATACAAATCCCATCGCCTTCCAATTCTGATGAAGCTACGCTAGCACTGTTTCAGCACCACATCGATAGACAGCGCAACTGAGATGCCTGTTTCTCAGTGAAACAGGCAACGCTGCAAGAGCTCTTCTCCACCTATACGACTTTGAAACAGGTTTCCGCCAATACTTAAATTAACCTATATTTATTTTGGATGCTCTGtttgaaactgaaaaataacaTTTACCGGATTGCATGCTACTTCTGCGCATTCACATTCACACTTTATATGGCAAAAGGCTACCCTGAATGTCTTGGTGGCTTATGGATTTAAGAGGTTAATTTGAATGCAATTGATTGTAGTTTTCATTGACATACTCTAAGTGTCGCTGTTCACTATATATTGGCCGATAGGCACATCTCTCCCCCAGTCCACGCATAGAAAAGGAGGAGATAGAGGCCTACTTTGGTCAGTGTGACAAACCATCGTCTCGATTAGACAGAGGCTTATTGTGTATCGTCGGCTATTCCACACCTTAACGGAGCAAATGTTTCATTTTGAGGGCTGAACAATATCTTTACCACGATTTTTAGTTGGACTACTTGTGTAATTTGAGAAGATGGAGTACATCGGATTATCATTGTCTGTTTCGACGTTCCGTCTGGTTTTCCTCGTCTTCATGGTGCGACAGAGCCATGGAGATATGAGCTATTCTATTCCAGAGGAGATGAAACGCGGATCTGTGATCGGGAATATAGCCAAGGACCTCGGTATGGATGCGAGAAGATTTTCATCTCGCAAGGCTCGTTTGGATATGGATGGTAGTCGTCAAGGTTACTGTGACATTAATGTGAATACAGGAGATTTAATTGTGGCTGAAACAATAGACAGGGAGGAGCTGTGTGGACCGAAGGTTTCTTGTTCTTTAAAATACGAGCTTGTGCTGGAAAAACCTCTGGAATTACATCGTATTAATGTGCAAGTCCAAGATATAAATGATAACTCCCCAACATTTTCTAACACACAAATTAATTTAGAAATCCGTGAGTCTGCGGTGAGAGGAACACGTTTTCTTCTTAGCGAAGCTCATGACGCGGATATAGGACATAATGCAGTTCAAAAATATTCACTCGAAAAAAACGACTATTTTGTTTTAGGTGTTCATACAAACCCAGATGGTGGGAAATACGGTGAGTTAGTTGTAGAGAAGGAATTAGATCGAGAACAACAGCAGGAGGTGACATTGTTACTTACTGCGGTTGATGGTGGGACTCCACAGAGATCTGGTACTGTAGTTATACACGTCACTGTGTTGGATGCTAACGACAATATTCCAGTGTTTACTCAGAACGTCTATAAGGTCAGCCTACCTGAGAATTCTCCATTAGGTACCGTAGTAAGTACAGTGACTGCTTTTGATGCAGACGAGGGACCTAATGGCGATGTGACCTATGAACTCGGTCGTATAAGTAACAAAGCAGGGAAGCTGTTTTTGATTAACAAGACAACCGGAGAAATAAAAGTAATCGGCCCTATTGATTTCGAAGAGGAAACATATTATGAAATGAGCGTGCAGGCAAAAGATGGTTTAGGGTCAGCCTCAAATTGTAAAGTTATTATAGAAATCACAGATGTGAATGATAATGCACCAATAATATTGATCAAATCTCTAAGCAATCCCATCCCAGAGGACGTGTTACCTGGTACAGAGGTGGGCATCATTCATGTACAGGATAAAGACTGGGAGGGAAATAAACAAGTCCGCTGCTCCATTCAACAAAATGTTCCTTTCAAACTAAACCCTTCTATTAAAAACTATTATTCTCTGGTCACAACAGCAGAACTAGACCGTGAGATAATATCAGAATATAACATAACTATCACTGCCACTGACGAGGGGTCTCCACCTTTATCCTCTTCAAAGACTATTAATGTGTCTGTGTCAGATGTGAATGACAACCCACCTGTGTTTGAAGAACAATCCTACAGCGCCTACATGACTGAAAATAACACGCCGGGCTCCTCTATGTGTTCTGTTACTGCCAGAGACCCAGACTGGAGACAGAACGGCACTGTGGTCTATTCTCTATTGCCTAGTGGTGTCAATGGTGTTCCGGTGTCCTCATTTGTATCAATTAATGGAGACACGGGGGTGATCCATGCTGTGAGAGCATTTGATTATGAGCAGTTCAGGAACTTCAAAGTCCACGTTGTAGCCAGAGACAATGGttctcctcccctcagcagtaACGTGACAGTGAGTATCTTCATAACAGATGAGAATGATAACTCTCCCCAGATATTATACCCTGCACCAGCAGGGAACTCCTTGATGACTGAGATGGTCCCCAAAGCTGCTCTGGCGGGGTCCCTGGTTTCCAAGGTGATAGCTGTGGATACTGACTCTGGACAAAACGCATGGCTTTCATATCAGATGATCAAATCAACTGATCCTGGACTTTTCACTATTGGTCTCCACAGCGGAGAGATCAGGGCACAGCGGGACATTGCTGAATCTGACAGTATGAAGCAGAACCTTGTTATATCAGTGAAAGATAACgggcagccctctctctctacaacctGTGATGTTTATTTACTCATATCAGATAACTTGGCTGAAGTTCCAGAACTGAAAGACATGACTTATGAGGATAGTTCCAAACTAACTTCCTATTTGATCATCGCACTGGTCTCTGTCTCCACCTTTTTTCTGACTTTCATTATTCTCATCCTGGCCGTGAGGTTCTGCCGCAGTAGAAAGCCTAGAATGTTGTTTGATGGAGCAGTCGCCATTCCCAGCGCGTATTTCCCTCCCAACTATGCAGAGGTGGATGGAGCTGGAACTCTGCGCAGTTCTTACAATTATGACGCATACCTGACAACGGGCTCACGCACCAGTGACTTCAAGTTTGTCAGATCTTACAATGACAGCACGCTGCCTGCTGATGAGACACTGAGGAAGAGTCAAATTGAGGTTTTGGGAGAAAGTGTATTCACTCCTGACGTCGTGGGGAATACTGAGGTGAGATTAGAATCCTATTTTTAGTATTGATTGAACTTTTATTTTAACACATGTATTGAGATTAACAGAAGTCTGTCAAATGTTTGAATGTGATCACTGTGTTGTTGGCTTATCAGACATTGCGACGTTTTTAAATGCACTGAATTCAGGAGGCGCCACTGGTAATGTGTGAGAATCAACAGGCTACATCCCTTCTGGGTTTTTTTGCGAGGGATTAAACGATCATTTTACTCAAGTGTCTTATGCCAGAGCATGGTGTCATATTTACAGACATATTTGCTGTCTTTCTAATGCAGGATACACGTTTACAAGATTGAAGTGCTCCGTTTTTTATGTATTTTAAACGCAGAATAGTGTGTCAACTATTTGAAGTGCTCCGTCTGTAATTACATAAGCCTATGCTAGGTCAAATAGCTTGCTGCTATATTACGTGAACATATTTCTGACGTTTATTGGATAGCAATTTGCAGCACTAAATTATTAACCACTTAGACACAATATATCATTCAGAAGCAAGTGAggaaaatgaaatgaaatgtcAATGTTGTTTAGGATAACATGATGTTATGTTAGTTAGGCctatattttaacatttctaaaaTCGCATTAACGAAAAGCAGTTGTCAATTATCAAGCCTTTGGTAATTTATATTTTAAAATGCACccaaaatataatatatacattgCATATTATTCAATGACAGAAAAGGTTACCCTCATCTCGGATACTCTATTGCCAAATCCTTAAAGTATGGTCGTTGTTCAGTTCTGAAACATTACCGACGCTATAGCGCACGTATCTTTTGCGCCAACCATGGAGAGTTAAGGCTCAAACCAAAATGGTGTTGTCTGATGGACATCTGGTGATTTGTTCTGGCTGACTTGCAGGCATGGCCAGTTTGGCAACATTTAAGTAGCATATTTTTACAGTAAGATATTGGAAATATCTTGTTCAATTTATATTCAGTAACTTTGTGGTGTTACTGCAGTTTTTGTGAAAATACTCAATGTGTCGCTGTTCACCTTCTCTGGGTGAATGCACACTTGTGTCCCCACCCAGTAGATTAACATATACAGGGAGGAGACTTGTTTCGGCAGTGTGGAAAAAACAAAGCATTGACTAGTTTCAACATATCCTTGCTTGGAGAGAATATTGGAACTTGgactacattttttttaatggaataacgAATTCTGTAAATCAACATCTTAAGGAAAGGATCGCTCCCACGCTGATGATGATGGATACAAGATTATCGGTCTCTGCCTTCgttctctcctctgttttcttTCTTGTTCTCCCTCGTAACACGTATGGAGACATGGGCTACTCTGCTCCCGAGGAAGCGAAGCGTGGATTTGTCATTGGAAATATAGCCAAAGATCTCGGGCTGGATGCGAAGAGATTCTCTGATCGCAAAGCTCGGTTGGATATGGATGGCATCAGTCAACGTTATTGTGACATCAACCTCGCGGCTGGCAACCTTATTGTGACGGAAAGAATAGATAGAGAGGAGCTGTGTGGTTCGAAGCTTACGTGTGCACTAAAATATGAGCTTGTGCTTGAAAACCCTCTGGAGCTGCATCGTATTACTGTGCAAATTCAAGACGTAAATGACAATTCACCTCGTTTCCCCAATGAACGCATGAATCTAGAAATAAGGGAATCGGCTGACAAAGGGGAGCGTTTTCCCTTAGACGAAGCTCATGATTCGGACATAGGATTAAACACCGTGCAAAGCTATACGCTCGACAGGAATGAACATTTTGTTTTGGCCGTTCATTCAAATAGTGATGGTGGGAAATACAGTGAGTTAGTGTTAGAAAAAGAGCTAGATCGAGAAAAGCAAGAGGAGGTGACGTTGTTACTTACTGCTGTTGATGGTGGGACTCCGCAGAGATCTGGTACTGTAGTTATACACGTCACTGTGTTGGATGCTAACGATAATAAACCAGTGTTTAGCCAGGACGTTTATAGAGTCAGTTTGACAGAAAATTCCCCTGTAGATTATGTAGTGGTAACTGTCAGCGCCACCGACGCAGATAAGGGTGCAAATGGGGAAGTGACgtatgacttcagtagtatatCTGCAAAAGCATCGACGGTGTTTTCAATAGACAAAGGGACTGGTGTAATCAGAGTCGTCGGACCTGTGGACTTTGAGGAGAGGACAGATTATGAAATGCGCGTCCAAGCCAAAGATGGGTCAGGTTTAGCTTCTAACACAAAAGTAATCATAGATATAACCGATATAAATGATAATGCACCAGCGATATTCATTAAATCACTGAGCAATCTCATCCCCGAGAACGTGTTACCTGGAACAGAGGTGGGGATTATTAATGTACAGGA is part of the Oncorhynchus clarkii lewisi isolate Uvic-CL-2024 chromosome 10, UVic_Ocla_1.0, whole genome shotgun sequence genome and encodes:
- the LOC139418475 gene encoding protocadherin gamma-A12-like isoform X13, whose translation is MEYIGLSLSVSTFRLVFLVFMVRQSHGDMSYSIPEEMKRGSVIGNIAKDLGMDARRFSSRKARLDMDGSRQGYCDINVNTGDLIVAETIDREELCGPKVSCSLKYELVLEKPLELHRINVQVQDINDNSPTFSNTQINLEIRESAVRGTRFLLSEAHDADIGHNAVQKYSLEKNDYFVLGVHTNPDGGKYGELVVEKELDREQQQEVTLLLTAVDGGTPQRSGTVVIHVTVLDANDNIPVFTQNVYKVSLPENSPLGTVVSTVTAFDADEGPNGDVTYELGRISNKAGKLFLINKTTGEIKVIGPIDFEEETYYEMSVQAKDGLGSASNCKVIIEITDVNDNAPIILIKSLSNPIPEDVLPGTEVGIIHVQDKDWEGNKQVRCSIQQNVPFKLNPSIKNYYSLVTTAELDREIISEYNITITATDEGSPPLSSSKTINVSVSDVNDNPPVFEEQSYSAYMTENNTPGSSMCSVTARDPDWRQNGTVVYSLLPSGVNGVPVSSFVSINGDTGVIHAVRAFDYEQFRNFKVHVVARDNGSPPLSSNVTVSIFITDENDNSPQILYPAPAGNSLMTEMVPKAALAGSLVSKVIAVDTDSGQNAWLSYQMIKSTDPGLFTIGLHSGEIRAQRDIAESDSMKQNLVISVKDNGQPSLSTTCDVYLLISDNLAEVPELKDMTYEDSSKLTSYLIIALVSVSTFFLTFIILILAVRFCRSRKPRMLFDGAVAIPSAYFPPNYAEVDGAGTLRSSYNYDAYLTTGSRTSDFKFVRSYNDSTLPADETLRKSQIEVLGESVFTPDVVGNTEQKPPNNDWRFTQQGQRPGPSGQYRLVPHYSTQRSNNTGTTDWQNNGTYRYSTSTQQRWTPYGKARAGPHPEGAGGAIVGTGPWPNPPTEAEQLQALMAAANEVSEATATLGPRYNAQFPMQHVPDYRQNVYIPGSTATLTANPQQMMPQPALQGPPQAMPQVDVPNAAQTPASKKKSTKKDKK
- the LOC139418475 gene encoding protocadherin gamma-A12-like isoform X35 produces the protein MEYIGLSLSVSTFRLVFLVFMVRQSHGDMSYSIPEEMKRGSVIGNIAKDLGMDARRFSSRKARLDMDGSRQGYCDINVNTGDLIVAETIDREELCGPKVSCSLKYELVLEKPLELHRINVQVQDINDNSPTFSNTQINLEIRESAVRGTRFLLSEAHDADIGHNAVQKYSLEKNDYFVLGVHTNPDGGKYGELVVEKELDREQQQEVTLLLTAVDGGTPQRSGTVVIHVTVLDANDNIPVFTQNVYKVSLPENSPLGTVVSTVTAFDADEGPNGDVTYELGRISNKAGKLFLINKTTGEIKVIGPIDFEEETYYEMSVQAKDGLGSASNCKVIIEITDVNDNAPIILIKSLSNPIPEDVLPGTEVGIIHVQDKDWEGNKQVRCSIQQNVPFKLNPSIKNYYSLVTTAELDREIISEYNITITATDEGSPPLSSSKTINVSVSDVNDNPPVFEEQSYSAYMTENNTPGSSMCSVTARDPDWRQNGTVVYSLLPSGVNGVPVSSFVSINGDTGVIHAVRAFDYEQFRNFKVHVVARDNGSPPLSSNVTVSIFITDENDNSPQILYPAPAGNSLMTEMVPKAALAGSLVSKVIAVDTDSGQNAWLSYQMIKSTDPGLFTIGLHSGEIRAQRDIAESDSMKQNLVISVKDNGQPSLSTTCDVYLLISDNLAEVPELKDMTYEDSSKLTSYLIIALVSVSTFFLTFIILILAVRFCRSRKPRMLFDGAVAIPSAYFPPNYAEVDGAGTLRSSYNYDAYLTTGSRTSDFKFVRSYNDSTLPADETLRKSQIEVLGESVFTPDVVGNTEQKPPNNDWRFTQQGQRPGPSGAGPHPEGAGGAIVGTGPWPNPPTEAEQLQALMAAANEVSEATATLGPRYNAQFPMQHVPDYRQNVYIPGSTATLTANPQQMMPQPALQGPPQAMPQVDVPNAAQTPASKKKSTKKDKK